One Stenotrophomonas sp. SAU14A_NAIMI4_5 DNA segment encodes these proteins:
- a CDS encoding LacI family DNA-binding transcriptional regulator translates to MEGGFVNKAAITIKDVAREARVSVATVSRALNGHENVAEPVRQLVLEVAARLRYTPHAAARSLSSRRTNTVGVVLPDLYGEFFSELMRGIDNVARNRRQHLLVSSYHGDQVQQGAALRAMRGRVDGLLVLSPYAESPGFLTDNLPQSLPTVLINTYLPGQDHPVLSIDDHAGAMAMTRHLLDAGHRRIAFISGPDLNFDARERLRGFRDALAAFGNGAEGIELPGDFDEASGHRAGQEMLAAGALPDAVFAANDMMALGCLYAFAQAGIHVPTDVALAGFDDIPLARFVHPSLTTMQVSIAELGDRAMTRLMQLMDGNTPEGAGDKQTLVPRLIVRDSTTPPSGH, encoded by the coding sequence GTGGAGGGCGGCTTCGTGAACAAGGCAGCCATAACAATCAAAGACGTCGCACGAGAAGCCCGGGTCTCCGTGGCCACGGTTTCCCGCGCGCTGAACGGGCATGAGAATGTCGCCGAACCGGTCCGCCAGCTTGTGCTGGAGGTCGCCGCGAGGCTGCGTTACACCCCGCACGCCGCCGCACGCAGCCTGAGCAGCCGCCGTACCAATACGGTGGGCGTGGTGCTGCCTGACCTGTACGGCGAATTCTTCTCCGAGCTGATGCGCGGCATCGACAACGTTGCCCGCAACCGTCGCCAGCACCTGCTGGTGTCCAGCTACCACGGCGACCAGGTACAGCAGGGCGCCGCCCTGCGTGCCATGCGCGGCCGCGTCGATGGCCTGCTGGTGCTCTCGCCCTATGCCGAGAGCCCCGGCTTCCTCACCGACAACCTGCCGCAGTCGCTGCCCACGGTCCTGATCAACACCTATCTGCCGGGGCAGGATCACCCGGTCCTGAGCATCGACGATCACGCCGGTGCGATGGCCATGACCCGCCACCTGCTCGATGCCGGCCACCGCCGCATCGCGTTCATTTCTGGCCCGGACCTCAACTTCGACGCGCGCGAGCGCCTGCGTGGCTTCCGCGACGCGCTGGCGGCTTTTGGCAACGGCGCCGAAGGCATCGAGTTGCCCGGTGATTTCGACGAAGCTTCCGGCCATCGCGCCGGTCAGGAGATGCTGGCAGCCGGCGCGCTGCCCGATGCCGTGTTCGCCGCCAACGACATGATGGCCCTGGGTTGCCTGTATGCCTTCGCGCAGGCAGGCATCCACGTGCCCACCGATGTCGCCCTGGCGGGTTTCGATGACATTCCACTGGCGCGGTTTGTACACCCATCGTTGACCACCATGCAGGTCAGTATCGCCGAGTTGGGCGATAGGGCGATGACGCGTCTGATGCAGTTGATGGACGGCAACACCCCCGAAGGGGCAGGTGACAAGCAGACGCTTGTTCCCCGCCTCATCGTTCGCGATTCCACCACTCCGCCATCGGGCCATTGA
- a CDS encoding BolA family protein yields the protein MSAQRIDLMRVALQQALAPSTLEIEDDSHRHAGHAGARDGRGHFNVLVVSEQFAGMAPLARHRAVYAALGGLMETDIHALSIRAYTLSEQG from the coding sequence ATGAGCGCGCAGCGCATCGATCTAATGCGTGTTGCATTGCAGCAGGCACTGGCGCCGAGCACGCTGGAGATCGAAGACGACAGTCATCGCCATGCCGGCCATGCCGGCGCACGCGACGGACGCGGTCATTTCAACGTGCTGGTGGTCAGTGAACAGTTCGCCGGCATGGCCCCGTTGGCGCGCCATCGCGCCGTGTATGCCGCGCTGGGTGGGCTGATGGAGACCGATATCCATGCGCTGTCCATCCGCGCATACACCCTGTCCGAGCAGGGCTGA
- a CDS encoding YciI family protein, whose protein sequence is MFYVIEGYDGQDVLAQRLQARPEHLARLHALRDEGRLLLAGPCPAIDSEDPGPAGFSGSVVIAAFESLAQAREWADADPYVAAGVYTRVEVRPFRKVLP, encoded by the coding sequence GTGTTCTATGTGATTGAAGGTTACGACGGCCAGGATGTGCTGGCGCAGCGGCTGCAGGCCCGGCCCGAGCACCTGGCTCGGCTGCACGCGCTGCGCGACGAGGGACGCCTGCTGCTGGCCGGGCCGTGCCCGGCGATCGACAGCGAGGATCCGGGTCCGGCCGGCTTCAGTGGCTCGGTGGTGATTGCCGCGTTCGAGTCTCTCGCGCAGGCCCGCGAGTGGGCCGATGCCGACCCGTATGTGGCCGCGGGCGTCTACACCCGCGTCGAGGTCCGGCCCTTCCGCAAGGTGCTGCCATGA
- a CDS encoding ScpA family protein: protein MTSELALDANPPTRPPAPQQQEMPLAVVHGQPVLQIPQDLYIPPDALEVILDAFEGPLDLLLYLIRRQNLDVLDIPVAEITRQYVEYITVMRELRFELAAEYLVMAAILAEVKSRMLLPRPVSEDGDEADPRAELVRRLQEYERFKQAAEDIDALPRQDRDTTVAHAFMPERATVKLPPPVDLKEMLLALHDVLKRAELFSGHAIKREALSVRQRMGEVLGRLEDGRFYRFEGLFTAEEGKLGVLVTFLAVLELAKEQLLDLVQEEPLAPIYVKSLAAGNTNAPLQFSSEFDDNDAANENE from the coding sequence ATGACTTCCGAACTCGCGCTCGACGCGAACCCGCCAACCCGGCCGCCCGCCCCCCAGCAGCAGGAAATGCCGCTGGCCGTGGTGCATGGGCAACCGGTCCTGCAGATCCCGCAGGACCTGTACATCCCGCCGGATGCGCTGGAAGTCATCCTGGATGCCTTTGAAGGTCCGCTGGACCTGCTGCTGTACCTGATCCGCCGGCAGAACCTGGACGTGCTGGACATTCCCGTGGCCGAAATCACCCGGCAGTACGTGGAATACATCACCGTGATGCGCGAGCTGCGTTTCGAGCTGGCCGCCGAGTACCTGGTGATGGCCGCCATCCTGGCCGAGGTGAAGTCGCGCATGCTGCTGCCGCGCCCGGTCAGTGAAGATGGCGACGAGGCCGACCCGCGCGCCGAGCTGGTGCGCCGGCTGCAGGAGTACGAACGTTTCAAGCAGGCTGCCGAGGATATCGACGCCCTGCCCCGCCAGGACCGCGACACCACGGTGGCGCACGCCTTCATGCCCGAGCGGGCGACGGTGAAGCTGCCGCCGCCGGTGGACCTGAAGGAAATGCTGCTGGCCCTGCACGACGTGCTCAAGCGCGCCGAGCTGTTCAGCGGCCACGCGATCAAGCGCGAGGCCCTGAGCGTGCGCCAGCGCATGGGTGAAGTGCTGGGTCGTCTGGAAGACGGCAGGTTCTACCGCTTTGAAGGGCTGTTCACCGCCGAAGAAGGCAAGCTGGGCGTGCTGGTCACGTTCCTGGCAGTGCTGGAACTGGCCAAGGAACAGCTGCTGGACCTGGTCCAGGAAGAGCCGCTGGCGCCGATCTACGTGAAGTCCCTGGCCGCCGGCAACACCAACGCCCCGCTGCAGTTCAGCAGCGAGTTCGACGACAACGACGCCGCCAATGAGAACGAGTGA
- the scpB gene encoding SMC-Scp complex subunit ScpB yields MDQTLINRIVEGALLASSQPLTLAQLKDLFPEEEPAPPGSIERALERLREGCEGRGVELVEVASGFRYQVTGEVHGWISRLWTERKTRYTRATLETLALIAYRQPITRGEIEQVRGVAVSSNIIQALEEREWIRVVGHRDVPGKPALFGTTKGFLDYFGLKRLDELPPLSELKDLGELEPQLALDRDGPAVAGAAGPDISANDDASLQGGDGNTENSVDAAAAAPATDEQAPSPLDDGHPDSAPGERAVPLNEREDNAVATTTVAVDQADSEPEADLETVGRSKTDE; encoded by the coding sequence ATGGACCAGACGCTGATCAACCGCATTGTCGAAGGTGCCCTGCTGGCCTCCAGCCAGCCGCTCACCCTGGCCCAGCTGAAAGACCTGTTCCCGGAAGAGGAACCGGCACCGCCGGGCAGCATCGAACGTGCGCTGGAGCGCCTGCGCGAAGGCTGCGAAGGGCGTGGCGTGGAACTGGTCGAGGTCGCCTCTGGCTTCCGCTACCAGGTGACCGGCGAAGTGCACGGCTGGATCAGCCGGCTGTGGACCGAGCGCAAGACCCGTTACACCCGCGCCACCCTGGAAACCCTGGCGCTGATTGCCTACCGGCAGCCGATCACCCGCGGCGAGATCGAGCAGGTGCGCGGCGTGGCGGTCAGCAGCAACATCATCCAGGCGCTGGAAGAGCGCGAATGGATCCGCGTGGTCGGCCACCGCGACGTGCCCGGCAAGCCGGCGCTGTTCGGTACCACCAAGGGCTTCCTGGACTATTTCGGCCTGAAGCGCCTGGACGAACTGCCGCCGTTGTCGGAACTGAAAGACCTGGGCGAGCTGGAACCGCAGCTGGCGCTGGACCGTGATGGTCCCGCCGTTGCCGGTGCCGCCGGCCCGGACATCAGCGCCAACGATGACGCCAGCCTGCAGGGCGGCGATGGCAACACCGAGAATTCCGTCGACGCGGCAGCTGCCGCGCCGGCCACCGATGAGCAAGCACCTTCGCCCCTCGATGATGGGCACCCCGATTCCGCGCCGGGCGAGCGCGCGGTGCCCCTGAACGAACGCGAAGACAACGCCGTCGCGACGACGACCGTGGCTGTTGACCAAGCCGATTCCGAACCAGAGGCCGACCTCGAAACCGTCGGCCGGAGCAAAACTGATGAGTGA
- a CDS encoding pseudouridine synthase: MSDTPRNKLSLKREATSEQFKLEERLHKVLAQAGLGSRRALEQRIAEGLVKVNGEVAQTGMSVKSGDKIELDGRGFVATALAEPSRVLVYNKPEGEVTTREDPEGRPTVFESLPPLKGARWIAIGRLDINTTGLLLATTDGELANAMMHPSFEVEREYVVRVRAPEGEEKVSDAIVDRLARGVALEDGPAKFDEIERIGGTDSHDWFRVVVKEGRNREVRRLWESQGCQVSRLKRTRYGKVSLPRELVRGHSVELPTAQVEALRAQLKLEEGAPSALTLQPVIGQRRAAKTTVRVREGGRGNAYVNGHSTADEGRELRRFDNVREDRGRGRGGKGGGFKGGLTVSGEAAAKQSQKPFKQRAPKNDRSLPEGNPAAFRTWYVPDGVSTGPSGHRNAGPGARGPGARGPGAGAGGQGRPYGKPKGPGAGAGGGQGRGGFGGEGRGGAGGGQGRPAGAGNRSQGQGNKHPYGHPGNAPSFPSDHANPGFNPYGSARPAGNGRPGGNANARPGGNRGPGGNRGPGGPGGNRGPGGPGGNRGPGGPRRSGPRGG; this comes from the coding sequence ATGAGTGACACCCCCCGTAACAAGCTCTCGCTGAAGCGCGAAGCCACCTCCGAACAGTTCAAGCTGGAAGAGCGCCTGCACAAGGTGCTGGCCCAGGCCGGCCTCGGCTCGCGCCGTGCGCTGGAACAGCGCATCGCCGAAGGCCTGGTCAAGGTCAACGGCGAAGTCGCGCAGACCGGCATGTCGGTCAAGAGCGGCGACAAGATCGAGCTGGATGGCCGTGGCTTCGTCGCCACCGCCCTGGCCGAGCCGTCGCGCGTGCTGGTCTACAACAAGCCGGAAGGCGAAGTGACCACCCGCGAAGATCCCGAAGGCCGCCCGACCGTGTTCGAATCCCTGCCGCCGCTGAAGGGCGCGCGCTGGATCGCCATCGGCCGCCTGGACATCAACACCACCGGCCTGCTGCTGGCCACCACCGACGGTGAACTGGCCAACGCCATGATGCACCCGTCGTTCGAGGTCGAGCGCGAGTACGTGGTGCGCGTGCGCGCCCCGGAAGGCGAAGAGAAGGTCTCCGACGCCATCGTCGACCGCCTCGCCCGTGGCGTGGCCCTGGAAGACGGCCCGGCCAAGTTCGACGAGATCGAACGCATCGGCGGCACCGATTCGCACGACTGGTTCCGCGTCGTGGTGAAGGAAGGCCGCAACCGCGAAGTGCGCCGCCTGTGGGAATCGCAGGGCTGCCAGGTCAGCCGCCTGAAGCGCACCCGCTACGGCAAGGTCAGCCTGCCGCGCGAACTGGTGCGTGGCCATTCGGTCGAACTGCCCACCGCCCAGGTCGAAGCCCTGCGCGCGCAGCTGAAGCTGGAAGAAGGCGCACCGTCGGCACTGACCCTGCAGCCGGTGATCGGCCAGCGTCGCGCCGCCAAGACCACCGTGCGCGTGCGCGAAGGCGGTCGTGGCAATGCCTACGTCAACGGCCACAGCACCGCCGATGAAGGTCGCGAACTGCGTCGCTTCGACAACGTGCGCGAAGACCGCGGCCGTGGTCGCGGCGGCAAGGGTGGCGGCTTCAAGGGCGGCCTGACCGTCAGCGGTGAGGCTGCAGCCAAGCAGTCGCAGAAGCCGTTCAAGCAGCGCGCGCCGAAGAATGACCGTTCGCTGCCTGAAGGCAACCCGGCCGCATTCCGTACCTGGTACGTGCCGGATGGCGTCAGCACCGGCCCGAGCGGCCACCGCAACGCCGGTCCGGGCGCACGTGGCCCGGGTGCCCGTGGTCCGGGCGCAGGCGCGGGCGGCCAGGGCCGTCCGTACGGCAAGCCGAAGGGTCCGGGCGCCGGTGCAGGTGGCGGCCAGGGTCGCGGCGGCTTCGGCGGCGAAGGCCGTGGTGGCGCCGGTGGCGGCCAGGGTCGTCCGGCCGGTGCGGGCAACCGCTCGCAGGGCCAGGGCAACAAGCACCCGTACGGCCATCCGGGCAACGCCCCGAGCTTCCCGTCCGACCACGCCAATCCGGGCTTCAACCCGTACGGCAGCGCGCGTCCGGCCGGCAACGGTCGTCCGGGCGGCAACGCCAATGCACGTCCGGGCGGCAATCGCGGTCCGGGCGGCAACCGTGGCCCGGGTGGTCCCGGTGGCAACCGTGGTCCCGGCGGCCCGGGTGGCAACCGCGGCCCGGGTGGCCCGCGTCGCAGCGGCCCGCGCGGCGGCTGA
- a CDS encoding amidohydrolase encodes MQDLRISLVQGDTRWHDPAGNREYYGALLAPLAGSTDLVILPETFTSGFSNEAIAQAEGMDGPTVAWVREQAKALDAAVIGSVQLRDGEGVYNRLLFATPDGALQYYDKRHLFRYGGEHERYAAGRDRLSVEWKGWRINPQVCYDLRFPVFCRNRYNVERAGQMDFDLQIFVANWPSARAYAWKTLLRARAIENLCFVAAVNRIGVDGNQLHYAGDSAVIDFLGQPQVEIREREQVVTTTISAEALAAHRARFPAMLDADAFHLDERA; translated from the coding sequence ATGCAGGACCTGCGCATTTCCCTCGTCCAGGGCGACACCCGCTGGCATGACCCGGCGGGCAACCGTGAGTACTACGGCGCGCTGCTGGCGCCGCTGGCCGGCAGCACCGACCTGGTGATCCTGCCGGAGACGTTCACCAGTGGCTTCTCCAACGAGGCCATCGCCCAGGCCGAAGGCATGGACGGCCCGACCGTGGCCTGGGTGCGCGAACAGGCGAAGGCGCTGGACGCGGCGGTGATCGGCAGCGTGCAGCTGCGCGATGGCGAAGGCGTCTACAACCGCCTGCTGTTCGCCACCCCGGACGGCGCGCTGCAGTACTACGACAAGCGCCACCTGTTCCGTTACGGCGGCGAGCACGAGCGTTACGCCGCTGGCCGCGATCGCCTGAGCGTGGAATGGAAGGGCTGGCGGATCAATCCGCAGGTCTGCTACGACCTGCGTTTCCCGGTGTTCTGCCGCAACCGCTACAACGTGGAGCGGGCAGGGCAGATGGATTTCGACCTGCAGATCTTCGTGGCCAACTGGCCGTCGGCGCGTGCCTACGCGTGGAAGACCCTGCTGCGCGCACGGGCAATCGAGAACCTGTGTTTCGTTGCGGCGGTCAACCGCATCGGCGTGGACGGCAACCAGCTGCACTACGCCGGCGACAGCGCGGTGATCGACTTCCTCGGCCAGCCGCAGGTGGAGATCCGCGAACGCGAGCAGGTGGTCACCACCACCATCTCGGCCGAGGCCCTGGCCGCGCACCGCGCGCGCTTCCCGGCGATGCTCGATGCCGATGCGTTCCACCTGGACGAACGGGCCTGA
- a CDS encoding pyridoxal phosphate-dependent aminotransferase, producing MQPTTKLPKVGTTIFTVMSQLAAEHGAVNLGQGFPDFSAPQRLIDEATKAMAAGLNQYPPMTGVAPLRQAIAQKSLDLYGATIDPDTEITVTSGATEAIFNAIHAVVRAGEEVIVLDPAYDCYEPAIELAGAVAVHVPLDPQTFAVDWDRVRAAITPRTRMLMVNTPHNPSGAMLDEADMHALADLLRGTQIYLISDEVYEHIIYDGRRHESALRYPELRERTFVISSFGKTYHCTGWKIGYAVAPPLLTAEFRKVHQYNTFTSFGPAQYGFAAMIRDEPEHHLELGAFYQAKRDRFREQLAGTRLKPLPVPGGYFQLVDYSAISDLPDHEFVKWLTIEKGVTAIPLSPFYETAPVGQRLVRLCFAKNEATLDAAIERLRLL from the coding sequence ATGCAACCCACCACCAAGCTGCCCAAGGTCGGTACCACGATCTTCACCGTGATGTCCCAGCTCGCCGCCGAACACGGCGCGGTCAACCTGGGTCAGGGTTTCCCGGATTTCTCCGCGCCGCAGCGCCTGATCGACGAAGCCACCAAGGCCATGGCCGCCGGCCTCAACCAGTACCCGCCGATGACCGGCGTGGCCCCGCTGCGCCAGGCCATCGCGCAGAAGTCGCTGGACCTGTACGGCGCGACGATCGACCCGGACACCGAGATCACCGTCACCAGCGGCGCCACCGAGGCAATCTTCAACGCCATCCACGCCGTGGTGCGTGCCGGCGAGGAAGTGATCGTGCTGGACCCGGCCTACGACTGCTACGAGCCGGCCATCGAGCTGGCCGGCGCCGTCGCCGTGCACGTGCCGCTGGACCCGCAGACCTTCGCCGTGGACTGGGACCGCGTGCGTGCGGCGATCACCCCGCGCACCCGCATGCTGATGGTCAACACCCCGCACAACCCGTCCGGTGCGATGCTGGACGAGGCCGACATGCACGCGCTGGCCGACCTGCTGCGTGGCACGCAGATCTACCTGATTTCCGATGAGGTGTACGAGCACATCATCTACGATGGCCGCCGCCACGAATCGGCGCTGCGCTACCCGGAACTGCGCGAGCGCACTTTCGTCATCTCCAGCTTCGGCAAGACCTACCACTGCACCGGCTGGAAGATCGGCTACGCGGTGGCGCCGCCGCTGCTGACGGCTGAATTCCGCAAGGTGCACCAGTACAACACCTTCACCAGCTTCGGCCCGGCGCAGTATGGTTTCGCCGCGATGATCCGCGACGAACCCGAGCACCACCTGGAGCTGGGCGCGTTCTATCAGGCCAAGCGCGACCGCTTCCGCGAGCAGCTGGCCGGCACCCGCCTGAAGCCGCTGCCGGTGCCGGGTGGTTACTTCCAGCTGGTCGACTACTCGGCCATCAGCGATCTGCCGGACCACGAGTTCGTGAAGTGGCTGACCATCGAGAAGGGCGTCACCGCCATCCCGCTGTCGCCGTTCTACGAGACCGCGCCGGTCGGCCAGCGTCTGGTGCGCCTGTGCTTCGCCAAGAACGAAGCGACCCTGGACGCGGCGATCGAACGCCTGCGCCTGCTCTGA
- the ccmA gene encoding heme ABC exporter ATP-binding protein CcmA: MNTPALLAASGLSFSRNDEPVFGPLDFHVDAGEALLVQGGNGAGKTTLLRVLAGLARPGAGQVRIDGKQASNTERARYVAYLSHLPALKPDLDTLENLHFLCGLHGRRAKQMPGSALAIVGLAGYEDTLVRHLSAGQKRRLALARIWLSPAPLWLLDEPYANLDLDGINLVNRMISAHLRGGGAALVTTHGAYAAPPVRTRLLELRAPGQAAATVQGGAA; encoded by the coding sequence TTGAACACCCCAGCATTGCTGGCCGCCAGCGGCCTGAGCTTCTCCCGCAATGACGAACCCGTGTTCGGCCCGCTGGACTTCCACGTGGATGCCGGCGAGGCCCTGCTGGTGCAGGGCGGCAATGGTGCCGGCAAGACCACCCTGCTGCGCGTGCTGGCCGGCCTGGCCCGCCCCGGCGCCGGCCAGGTGCGCATCGACGGCAAGCAGGCCAGCAACACCGAACGCGCCCGCTATGTCGCCTACCTCAGCCACCTGCCGGCGCTGAAGCCGGACCTGGACACGCTGGAGAACCTGCACTTCCTCTGCGGCCTGCACGGCCGCCGGGCCAAGCAGATGCCCGGCAGCGCGCTGGCCATCGTCGGCCTGGCCGGTTATGAGGACACCCTGGTGCGGCACCTGTCGGCCGGGCAGAAAAGGCGCCTGGCGCTGGCCCGCATCTGGCTGTCGCCGGCACCGCTGTGGCTGCTCGACGAACCCTACGCCAACCTCGATCTGGATGGCATCAACCTGGTCAACCGGATGATTTCGGCGCATCTGCGCGGCGGCGGTGCCGCCCTGGTCACCACCCACGGCGCCTATGCCGCACCGCCGGTGCGCACGCGCCTGCTCGAGCTGCGCGCGCCCGGGCAAGCGGCCGCAACGGTGCAGGGAGGTGCCGCATGA
- the ccmB gene encoding heme exporter protein CcmB — MIAPGTEPGLWQTARALFSRDLRLLWRRRGDALQPVLFALLVVVLFALAQGRDPQPLAATAGAVLWLAVLLAGQLALDSLFRSDAEDGSLEQWLLAPVPLAWLVLVRVLLHWATTALPLIVVSPLLAEMLHLPHDQLPMLLASLLLGTPVLSLIGGVVAALTVGIRRSGILVALLSLPLYVPVLVFGAGSLAAASRGQDPVGALLMLGAGLVVALLLAPLATAAAIRISLS, encoded by the coding sequence ATGATCGCCCCCGGTACCGAACCGGGCCTGTGGCAGACCGCCCGCGCCCTGTTCTCGCGCGATCTGCGTCTGCTCTGGCGCCGCCGTGGCGATGCACTGCAGCCGGTGCTGTTCGCCCTGCTGGTGGTGGTGCTGTTCGCGCTGGCGCAGGGCCGCGATCCGCAGCCGCTGGCGGCCACCGCTGGCGCCGTGCTGTGGCTGGCGGTGCTGCTGGCCGGGCAGCTGGCGCTGGATTCGCTGTTCCGTTCCGATGCCGAGGATGGATCGCTGGAACAATGGCTGCTGGCCCCGGTGCCACTGGCCTGGCTGGTGCTGGTGCGCGTGCTGCTGCACTGGGCTACCACCGCGCTGCCGCTGATCGTGGTCAGCCCGCTGCTGGCGGAAATGCTGCATCTGCCACATGACCAACTGCCGATGTTGCTGGCATCGTTGCTGCTGGGAACACCGGTGCTGAGCCTGATCGGTGGCGTGGTCGCCGCGCTGACCGTGGGCATCCGGCGCTCTGGTATTCTCGTGGCGTTGCTGTCGTTGCCGCTGTACGTACCGGTGCTGGTGTTCGGTGCGGGCAGTCTGGCGGCGGCCAGCCGCGGGCAGGATCCGGTCGGTGCGCTGCTGATGCTGGGCGCAGGACTGGTGGTCGCCCTGCTGCTGGCACCGCTGGCGACGGCTGCGGCCATCCGTATTTCCCTGAGTTGA
- the ccmC gene encoding heme ABC transporter permease CcmC produces MNPIVRWFHQLGSPPTFDRFAARWSRVFYIAALPVLLVGLWQALLVVPPEARQLDSFRILYIHVPSAWMSLFVFALMALYAAIALIWRIKICEILAMACAPMGAGFTLITLLTGSIWGKGTWGTWWDWDPRMTSELVLLFLYLGVIGLYHAIEDRRSAARAAGLLAIVGVSLLPVIRYSVDWWGGLHQRQSINVFGDSAISSAMIAPLWWMVIGTKFWFAGSVLAKARADNLDREAGKAWVGERVEETQR; encoded by the coding sequence ATGAATCCGATCGTCCGCTGGTTCCATCAACTCGGTTCGCCGCCCACCTTCGATCGTTTCGCTGCCCGCTGGTCGCGTGTGTTCTACATCGCCGCGCTGCCGGTGCTGCTGGTCGGCCTGTGGCAGGCGCTGCTGGTGGTGCCGCCTGAAGCACGCCAGCTGGACAGCTTCCGCATCCTCTACATCCACGTGCCCAGCGCCTGGATGAGCCTGTTCGTGTTCGCGCTGATGGCCCTCTACGCCGCCATCGCGCTGATCTGGCGCATCAAGATCTGCGAGATCCTGGCCATGGCCTGCGCGCCAATGGGCGCCGGCTTCACCCTCATCACCCTGCTCACCGGCAGCATCTGGGGCAAGGGCACCTGGGGCACCTGGTGGGACTGGGACCCGCGCATGACCAGCGAACTGGTCCTGCTGTTCCTGTACCTGGGGGTCATCGGCCTGTACCACGCCATCGAGGACCGCCGCAGCGCCGCGCGCGCGGCCGGCCTGCTGGCCATCGTCGGGGTCAGCCTGCTGCCGGTCATCCGCTATTCGGTGGACTGGTGGGGCGGCCTGCACCAGCGCCAGTCGATCAACGTGTTCGGTGACTCGGCGATCAGCAGCGCGATGATCGCGCCGCTGTGGTGGATGGTGATCGGCACCAAGTTCTGGTTCGCCGGCTCGGTACTGGCCAAGGCACGCGCCGACAATCTCGACCGCGAGGCCGGCAAGGCCTGGGTCGGCGAGCGCGTGGAGGAGACGCAGCGATGA
- the ccmD gene encoding heme exporter protein CcmD, translated as MTHLPFVIGAYAVFVLVLLADAIGSWLRLRAARRQAQSRQQRQQARQSAQQAVPALSAELER; from the coding sequence ATGACCCACCTGCCCTTCGTGATCGGCGCCTATGCGGTGTTCGTGCTGGTACTGCTGGCCGATGCCATCGGCTCGTGGCTGCGCCTGCGCGCCGCGCGCCGCCAGGCGCAGTCGCGCCAGCAGCGGCAGCAGGCACGGCAGAGCGCGCAGCAGGCCGTGCCGGCGCTGTCGGCGGAGCTGGAACGATGA
- the ccmE gene encoding cytochrome c maturation protein CcmE — translation MTPVQRRRMAWVLLALLASGLATALVAMALERNIAYLYTPSEVLRGDVDAQTRFRLGGMVVKGSFNRPVGSLDARFEVTDGDAQLAVLTSRILPDMFAEGTAVVASGRLQDGVFVADEVLAKHDEKYVPKEVADKMGDAHRKHDVPVPATEVR, via the coding sequence ATGACGCCGGTGCAGCGCCGCCGCATGGCCTGGGTGCTGCTGGCGCTGCTCGCCTCCGGCCTGGCCACCGCACTGGTGGCGATGGCGCTGGAACGCAACATCGCCTACCTCTACACGCCGTCGGAAGTGCTGCGCGGCGACGTCGATGCGCAGACCCGCTTCCGCCTCGGCGGCATGGTGGTCAAGGGCTCGTTCAACCGCCCGGTCGGCTCGCTCGATGCCCGCTTCGAGGTCACCGATGGCGACGCGCAGCTGGCCGTGCTGACCTCGCGCATCCTGCCGGACATGTTTGCCGAGGGCACCGCCGTGGTCGCCAGCGGGCGCCTGCAGGACGGCGTGTTCGTCGCCGATGAAGTGCTGGCCAAGCACGATGAGAAGTACGTGCCGAAGGAAGTGGCCGACAAGATGGGCGATGCCCATCGCAAGCACGACGTGCCGGTACCGGCCACCGAGGTGCGCTGA